The Pseudomonas berkeleyensis genome includes a region encoding these proteins:
- a CDS encoding Csu type fimbrial protein, with translation MIRGLILTLLLGAALASVPAYACNTYTGGVVNLGNANSLTLRTVPQQAGAGSGLSCPGVLQVLAGAYVRVTLQNTGSLALQDGQGNQIPFQVYQDSGYSQALVSGQPQQLSAINLLALGGSSTAIGLFFRTNPGPNVPAGTYTATVTLRWDWAICTVGALNVCAWDRSPGLTQNCVVICGAPTNWGTGSLATVTITLVVSKACRIDTLPNVDFGANALISQFSAQQRTFAVTCTNTEGYTLSFDNGQNYQAPWRRLNNGAGQFIRYNLYYSSSSLIWNAASPLTASGTGNSQSFTYQAILDPTQSNAPVGVYTDNVLLIISY, from the coding sequence ATGATTCGCGGGCTGATCCTCACCCTGCTGCTCGGCGCTGCGTTGGCCAGTGTGCCAGCCTACGCGTGCAACACCTATACGGGAGGCGTGGTCAATCTGGGCAACGCCAACTCCCTGACCCTGCGCACCGTCCCCCAGCAAGCCGGCGCCGGCTCTGGCCTGTCCTGCCCCGGAGTGCTTCAGGTACTGGCCGGTGCCTACGTCAGGGTGACGCTGCAGAACACCGGAAGCCTGGCCCTGCAAGACGGCCAGGGCAATCAGATTCCCTTTCAGGTCTACCAGGACTCCGGTTACAGCCAGGCACTGGTGAGTGGCCAGCCGCAACAACTGAGCGCGATCAATCTGCTGGCCCTGGGTGGCAGCTCCACCGCCATTGGCCTGTTCTTCCGCACCAACCCTGGGCCCAATGTACCGGCCGGTACCTACACCGCCACCGTCACCTTGCGCTGGGATTGGGCGATCTGCACCGTCGGCGCACTCAACGTCTGTGCCTGGGATCGCAGCCCAGGGCTGACGCAGAACTGTGTGGTGATCTGTGGCGCCCCGACCAACTGGGGCACCGGCTCGCTCGCCACCGTGACCATCACTCTGGTAGTCAGCAAGGCCTGCCGCATCGACACGCTGCCTAACGTGGACTTCGGCGCCAACGCCCTGATCAGCCAGTTCAGCGCGCAGCAGCGCACCTTCGCCGTGACCTGCACCAATACCGAGGGCTACACGCTGAGCTTCGACAATGGGCAAAACTATCAGGCGCCCTGGCGGCGACTGAACAATGGTGCCGGCCAGTTCATCCGCTACAACCTCTACTACAGCTCCAGCAGCCTGATCTGGAACGCCGCCTCGCCGCTGACGGCCAGCGGCACGGGCAACTCGCAGAGTTTCACCTACCAGGCGATCCTCGATCCCACGCAGAGCAACGCACCGGTCGGTGTCTACACCGACAACGTGCTGCTGATCATCAGCTACTGA
- the pdxY gene encoding pyridoxal kinase PdxY, with the protein MSATLPPLVLSIQSHVAWGHVGNAAAVFPLQRLGFEVLPIHTVQFSNHTGYGQFRGQVFGAEHVREVLLGLRERGVLPRLSAVLSGYLGDADTGRVILEAVGEIRQHNPALRYLCDPVMGDVGRGVFVNPAIPDFLRDQAIPFANIITPNQFEFELLTGSKPANLQEAVKVARQLRGRGPEVVIVTSLATPDIPESELGTLAVNGEGAWLVTTPRLALHPLPNGMGDVFSATLLGRLLAGQALPQALELATATLYALVEQTADGARDLPLVTAQEQIVAPGKRFVAKALA; encoded by the coding sequence ATGAGCGCCACGCTACCGCCCCTCGTCCTGTCCATTCAGTCGCATGTCGCCTGGGGCCATGTCGGCAATGCCGCGGCGGTTTTCCCGTTGCAACGGCTGGGCTTCGAGGTGTTGCCGATTCACACCGTGCAGTTCTCCAACCACACCGGCTACGGGCAATTTCGTGGCCAGGTGTTCGGCGCCGAGCATGTGCGCGAAGTGCTGCTGGGGCTGCGTGAGCGTGGTGTGCTGCCACGCCTTTCCGCGGTGCTTTCCGGTTACCTCGGCGACGCCGACACGGGGCGAGTGATTCTCGAGGCGGTGGGCGAGATTCGTCAGCACAACCCGGCGCTGCGTTACCTCTGCGATCCGGTGATGGGCGACGTGGGGCGCGGCGTGTTCGTCAATCCGGCGATTCCCGATTTCCTGCGCGATCAGGCAATTCCTTTCGCCAATATCATCACGCCCAACCAGTTCGAGTTCGAACTGCTCACAGGCTCGAAGCCAGCCAATCTGCAGGAGGCGGTGAAGGTCGCCCGGCAGTTGCGTGGTCGCGGCCCGGAGGTGGTGATCGTCACCAGTCTGGCGACGCCGGATATCCCTGAAAGCGAGCTGGGTACGTTGGCGGTGAATGGCGAGGGTGCCTGGTTGGTGACCACGCCGCGTCTGGCTCTGCATCCGTTGCCCAACGGCATGGGCGATGTGTTCTCGGCGACCCTGCTCGGTCGCCTGCTGGCTGGGCAGGCACTGCCGCAGGCGCTGGAGCTGGCCACGGCAACGCTCTACGCGCTGGTCGAGCAGACCGCAGACGGCGCGCGTGACCTGCCGTTGGTGACTGCGCAGGAGCAGATCGTCGCGCCGGGTAAGCGCTTCGTGGCGAAAGCATTGGCCTGA
- the hchA gene encoding glyoxalase III HchA — MTISQTDDKRPTPDPAEDNAFFPSPYSLSQFTSAKSDLSGADYPSPYQGGRWKILLIGADERYLLTDNGTMFSTGNHPVETLLPMYHLDKAGFTFDVATLSGNPVKFEFWAMPSEDSEVQGLYGKYRDRFKRPLKLADVIAKALGEDSDYIGVFIPGGHGALIGLPESTEVKEVLQWAVANDKFIISLCHGPAALLAAGVGESAGNYPFNGYRICAFPDALDAKTPDIGYMPGHLTWKFGERLQALGVEIVNQDISGATHQDRKLLTGDSPLAGNNLGKLAAAALLQAVATK, encoded by the coding sequence ATGACCATCTCGCAGACCGACGACAAGCGCCCCACTCCCGATCCGGCAGAAGACAACGCCTTCTTCCCCTCGCCCTACTCGCTCAGCCAGTTCACCTCGGCGAAATCCGATCTCAGCGGCGCCGACTATCCCAGCCCATACCAGGGCGGACGCTGGAAGATCCTGCTGATCGGCGCCGACGAGCGTTATTTGCTGACCGACAACGGCACGATGTTCTCCACTGGCAACCACCCGGTGGAAACCCTGCTGCCCATGTATCACCTCGACAAGGCCGGTTTCACCTTCGATGTCGCCACCCTCTCCGGCAACCCGGTGAAATTCGAATTCTGGGCCATGCCATCCGAAGACAGCGAGGTACAGGGCCTGTATGGCAAATACCGCGACCGCTTCAAACGCCCACTCAAGCTGGCCGACGTCATAGCAAAAGCACTGGGCGAGGACTCCGACTACATCGGCGTATTCATCCCCGGCGGTCACGGTGCCCTGATCGGGCTGCCCGAAAGCACGGAGGTGAAAGAAGTGCTGCAGTGGGCGGTCGCCAACGACAAATTCATCATTTCCCTGTGCCACGGCCCAGCGGCACTTCTGGCGGCCGGCGTGGGTGAGTCGGCAGGTAACTACCCCTTCAACGGCTACCGCATCTGCGCATTTCCCGATGCCCTCGACGCCAAGACGCCCGACATCGGCTACATGCCGGGCCACCTGACCTGGAAGTTCGGCGAACGCCTGCAGGCACTGGGCGTAGAGATCGTCAACCAGGACATCTCCGGTGCGACGCACCAGGATCGCAAACTGCTGACCGGCGACAGCCCGCTGGCCGGCAACAACCTGGGCAAGCTCGCTGCGGCAGCATTGCTGCAAGCGGTCGCGACGAAGTGA
- a CDS encoding PA1136 family autoinducer-binding transcriptional regulator translates to MDSPAEAAMRAVLDIEAAQSLEAIKAAVRGFANPHGYDRFVLFSASAASEEIIERIHWVEGNWFGDGQPVDAETYMRRCPVTRHLLDARDAFFWIKVQEQDGERYRVVRTPKGVGVQGLQVPVFGPRGLEGAMSLGGMQVDGSPRVRLGLGLLANAAFFCARRLLEAPMDDSLGKLTPREREVLAWTAAGRRQADIATTLGLSERTVENHLRSARRRLGVTTTAQAIRTAIRNGEIAG, encoded by the coding sequence ATGGACTCGCCAGCCGAGGCAGCCATGCGCGCCGTGCTCGACATCGAGGCGGCGCAAAGCCTGGAAGCGATCAAAGCGGCCGTGCGGGGTTTCGCCAATCCCCATGGCTATGATCGCTTCGTGCTGTTTTCCGCCTCGGCGGCGAGCGAAGAAATCATCGAGCGCATCCATTGGGTGGAAGGCAACTGGTTCGGTGACGGGCAACCCGTCGATGCCGAAACCTACATGCGGCGCTGCCCTGTCACGCGCCACCTGCTCGATGCGCGCGATGCCTTCTTCTGGATCAAGGTGCAGGAGCAGGACGGCGAACGCTATCGCGTGGTTCGCACGCCCAAAGGTGTCGGCGTCCAGGGTTTGCAGGTTCCGGTGTTCGGCCCACGTGGGCTGGAAGGCGCCATGAGTCTCGGCGGCATGCAGGTTGACGGTTCGCCACGGGTACGCCTGGGGCTCGGTTTGCTCGCCAACGCGGCGTTCTTCTGCGCTCGCAGATTGCTCGAGGCGCCCATGGACGACAGTCTCGGCAAGCTCACGCCGCGCGAGCGCGAAGTGCTGGCCTGGACAGCTGCTGGCCGGCGTCAGGCGGATATCGCGACGACACTCGGCCTGTCGGAGCGCACCGTGGAAAACCATCTGCGCTCGGCGCGCCGTCGCCTTGGTGTGACGACAACAGCGCAGGCCATCCGCACCGCCATTCGCAATGGCGAGATCGCTGGCTGA
- a CDS encoding arsenate reductase ArsC, whose translation MRVLFMCTANSCRSILSEALFNHLAPEGFEAVSAGSFPKGQVLPRSLTTLEQAGIATTGLSSKGNDAFADNPPDIVITVCDKAAGETCPVYFGPALKAHWGLLDPSEAAGDEAAVDAAFHDTLAQIERRCRAFLALPFATLDRDTLQRELDRIGTL comes from the coding sequence ATGCGAGTCCTGTTCATGTGCACGGCCAACAGCTGCCGCAGCATCCTTTCCGAAGCCCTGTTCAACCACCTCGCGCCAGAAGGCTTCGAGGCGGTCAGCGCCGGCAGCTTTCCCAAGGGCCAGGTGCTGCCGCGCAGCCTCACCACCCTCGAACAGGCCGGCATCGCAACCACCGGGCTTAGCAGCAAGGGCAACGACGCCTTCGCCGACAACCCGCCGGATATCGTCATCACCGTGTGCGACAAGGCTGCGGGCGAAACTTGCCCGGTGTACTTCGGGCCGGCCCTGAAGGCCCACTGGGGCCTGCTGGATCCTTCCGAAGCGGCCGGAGACGAAGCCGCCGTGGACGCCGCCTTCCACGACACGCTGGCACAGATCGAGCGACGTTGCCGGGCCTTCCTCGCCCTGCCCTTCGCCACCCTCGACCGCGACACGCTGCAGCGCGAGCTCGACCGCATCGGCACACTCTGA
- the arsH gene encoding arsenical resistance protein ArsH, producing the protein MTDTLPNLDLSLFDASPAALVPGGDAPRILLLHGSTRERSFSRLLVEEAARLLEHFGAQTRIFDPSGLPLPDDAPVEHPKVQELRELVQWSEGQVWCSPERHGAMSAVFKAQIDWIPLALGAVRPTQGKTLAVMQVCGGSQSFNVVNQLRVLGRWMRMFTIPNQSSVPKAFMEFDEAGRMKPSPYYDRLVDVMEELLKFTVLLRGHQDMLVDRYSERKESAEQLSARVNQRSI; encoded by the coding sequence ATGACCGACACGCTCCCCAACCTCGATCTGTCCCTGTTCGACGCCAGCCCAGCTGCGCTGGTGCCCGGTGGTGACGCGCCGCGCATCCTGCTGCTCCACGGGTCGACCCGCGAACGCTCGTTCAGCCGCCTGCTGGTCGAAGAAGCGGCGCGCCTGCTCGAACACTTCGGTGCGCAGACACGCATCTTCGATCCATCGGGCCTGCCATTGCCGGACGACGCCCCCGTAGAGCATCCCAAGGTGCAGGAACTGCGTGAGCTGGTGCAGTGGTCGGAAGGCCAGGTCTGGTGCTCGCCGGAACGCCACGGCGCCATGTCGGCGGTGTTCAAGGCGCAAATCGACTGGATCCCGCTGGCACTTGGTGCGGTGCGTCCCACCCAGGGCAAGACGCTGGCGGTGATGCAGGTGTGCGGTGGCTCGCAATCGTTCAACGTGGTCAACCAGCTGCGCGTGCTCGGTCGCTGGATGCGCATGTTCACCATACCCAACCAGTCCTCGGTGCCCAAGGCCTTCATGGAGTTCGACGAGGCCGGCCGCATGAAACCTTCGCCTTACTACGACCGGCTGGTCGACGTCATGGAAGAACTGTTGAAATTCACCGTCCTGCTGCGTGGACACCAGGACATGCTCGTGGATCGCTACTCCGAGCGCAAGGAAAGCGCGGAGCAACTTTCAGCTCGGGTCAATCAGCGCTCGATCTGA
- a CDS encoding SfnB family sulfur acquisition oxidoreductase: MNAPLTNTVALIRSDAEALGVAEALAQVLSPGSAERDRERRLPHSELELFSHSGLWAISVPKAFGGAGVSSITLAKVIARIAQADASLGQIPQNHFYALEVLRINGSEAQQHRLYGEVLAGKRYGNALAELGTKTALDRNTRLSRDGEHYRVNGRKFYATGALYAQRIPTLAVDDEGRGQLAFIPRQAAGLQVIDDWSGFGQRTTGSGSVVLDNVPVDADDVVPFQSAFDRPTTVGPFAQLLHAAIDTGIARAAYEDLLQFVRHKSRPWIDAGIDKASDDPLTQQEIGRLVIRLHASEALLERAGEFVDRAQAAPDEHSVAAASIAVAEARAISTEVSLLVSSKLLELSGSRATLAEFGLDRHWRNARTHTLHDPVRWKYHAIGDYVLNERLPPRRGTI, translated from the coding sequence ATGAACGCACCGCTGACCAATACGGTGGCGCTGATTCGCAGCGACGCCGAAGCCCTCGGCGTGGCCGAAGCCCTGGCCCAGGTACTGAGCCCTGGCAGCGCCGAACGCGACCGCGAACGGCGCCTGCCACACAGCGAGCTGGAACTGTTCAGCCACTCCGGCCTGTGGGCCATCAGCGTGCCCAAGGCCTTTGGTGGCGCGGGTGTCTCCAGCATCACCCTGGCCAAGGTCATCGCCCGTATAGCCCAGGCCGATGCCTCGCTCGGGCAGATTCCGCAAAACCACTTCTATGCCCTGGAAGTGCTACGCATCAACGGCAGCGAAGCACAGCAACATCGCCTCTACGGCGAAGTGCTGGCCGGCAAGCGCTACGGCAATGCCCTGGCCGAACTCGGCACCAAGACGGCGCTGGATCGCAACACGCGGCTGAGCCGCGATGGCGAGCACTATCGCGTCAACGGGCGCAAGTTCTACGCCACCGGTGCGCTCTATGCGCAGCGTATTCCTACCCTCGCGGTGGACGATGAGGGCCGCGGCCAACTGGCCTTCATCCCGCGTCAGGCGGCCGGCCTGCAAGTGATCGATGACTGGAGCGGCTTCGGCCAGCGCACCACCGGCAGTGGTTCGGTGGTACTCGACAACGTGCCGGTGGACGCCGACGACGTGGTGCCGTTTCAGAGCGCCTTCGACCGTCCGACCACCGTCGGCCCTTTCGCCCAGTTGTTGCATGCGGCCATCGACACGGGCATCGCCCGTGCGGCCTACGAAGACCTGCTGCAGTTCGTCCGTCACAAGTCGCGCCCATGGATCGACGCCGGCATCGACAAGGCCAGCGACGATCCACTGACCCAGCAGGAAATCGGCCGTCTGGTGATTCGCCTGCACGCCAGCGAAGCGCTGCTGGAGCGTGCAGGCGAATTCGTCGACCGCGCCCAGGCTGCGCCAGATGAACACAGCGTCGCCGCGGCCTCGATCGCCGTGGCCGAAGCGCGCGCCATCAGCACCGAAGTCTCGCTGCTGGTTTCCAGCAAGCTGCTGGAGCTGTCCGGCAGCCGCGCCACCCTGGCCGAATTCGGCCTCGACCGTCACTGGCGCAACGCGCGCACCCACACCCTGCACGACCCGGTGCGCTGGAAGTATCACGCCATCGGCGATTACGTGCTCAACGAGCGACTACCACCGCGCCGGGGGACGATCTGA
- a CDS encoding arsenic transporter, with the protein MLIAAAVFVFTLVLVIWQPRGLGVGWSASIGALIALAVGAVSLHDIPLVWSIVWNATATFIAVIIISLLLDEAGFFEWAALHVARWANGSGHRLFCFCVLLGAAVSALFANDGAALILTPIVMAMLVRLRFSAATTLAFVMAAGFIADTASLPLVVSNLVNIVSADYFGLGFAEYAAVMVPVNLASVAATLLVLFLFFRRDLPAQYALDALPEPASAIRDRATFVVGGWTLLGLLLGLFALEPLGIPVSAVAAVCALLLFVVAARGQRIATRRVLREAPWQVVVFSLGMYLVVYGLKNAGLTDLLTQVLDGLAQQGLWTAALGTGLLSALLSSVMNNMPSVLIGALSIQASGAEGVIREAMIYANVIGCDLGPKITPIGSLATLLWLHVLARKGMRITWGYYFRVGLLLTAPVLLITLSALALRLSL; encoded by the coding sequence ATGCTGATTGCCGCTGCCGTGTTCGTGTTCACCCTCGTGCTGGTCATCTGGCAACCCAGGGGGCTCGGTGTTGGCTGGAGCGCCAGCATCGGCGCGCTGATCGCCCTGGCCGTCGGCGCAGTGTCGCTGCACGACATCCCGCTGGTATGGAGCATCGTCTGGAACGCTACCGCTACCTTCATCGCCGTCATCATCATCAGCCTGCTGCTGGACGAGGCTGGTTTCTTCGAATGGGCCGCCCTGCACGTGGCGCGCTGGGCCAACGGCAGTGGCCATCGGTTGTTCTGCTTCTGCGTGCTGCTCGGCGCCGCCGTCTCCGCACTGTTCGCCAACGATGGTGCGGCGCTGATCCTCACGCCCATCGTCATGGCCATGCTGGTTCGCTTGCGCTTCTCGGCGGCCACCACCCTGGCTTTCGTCATGGCTGCCGGCTTCATCGCCGACACTGCCAGCCTGCCATTGGTGGTATCCAACCTGGTCAACATCGTCTCGGCCGACTATTTCGGTCTCGGTTTCGCCGAATATGCTGCGGTGATGGTGCCGGTGAACCTGGCCAGCGTCGCCGCGACGCTGCTCGTGCTGTTCCTGTTCTTCCGCCGCGACCTGCCGGCGCAATACGCCCTCGACGCGTTGCCGGAACCGGCCTCGGCCATCCGCGACCGTGCCACGTTCGTGGTGGGTGGGTGGACACTGCTCGGCCTGCTACTCGGGCTTTTCGCCCTGGAGCCGCTCGGCATTCCCGTCAGTGCGGTGGCCGCCGTCTGCGCGCTGCTGCTGTTCGTCGTCGCCGCCCGTGGCCAGCGCATCGCCACCCGGCGGGTGCTGCGTGAAGCGCCATGGCAGGTGGTGGTGTTCTCCCTCGGTATGTACCTGGTGGTCTACGGCCTGAAGAATGCCGGTCTGACCGACCTGCTCACGCAGGTGCTCGACGGCCTTGCGCAGCAGGGCTTGTGGACGGCGGCACTCGGCACCGGCCTGCTCTCGGCCCTGCTCTCCTCGGTGATGAACAACATGCCCAGCGTGCTGATCGGAGCACTGTCGATCCAGGCCAGCGGTGCCGAGGGGGTGATCCGCGAAGCGATGATCTACGCCAATGTCATCGGCTGCGACCTCGGCCCGAAGATCACCCCCATCGGCAGCCTGGCCACCCTGCTCTGGCTGCACGTGCTGGCCCGCAAGGGCATGCGCATCACCTGGGGTTACTACTTCCGAGTCGGCCTGCTACTGACCGCCCCGGTTCTGCTGATCACCCTTTCGGCCCTGGCCCTGCGCCTGAGCCTCTGA
- a CDS encoding SfnB family sulfur acquisition oxidoreductase, translated as MTSPITLEDSDQDVAPALHPAAVLSTDAEALQAAHALAEAAQTEVILRDRERRLPWELVERFTASGLGSIAVPRAFGGPQLSYVTIAEVFRIISAVDPALGQIPQNQFGLLGLLQAGASPEQQGRLFASVLAGWRIGNGGPERGSKHTLDIQARLVKRDGRWLFSGEKFYSTGALFAHWIASKALDEQGRPWLAFIQRGRAGLRIVNDWSGFGQRTTASGTVLLNEVEVDENNLIPLWPLADKPSIQGAFSQLIQAAIDLGIADGALRDAVAFVRDKARPWLDAKVERAGDDLYVIADVGRLQIELHAAEALLHKAGRVLDEVAAAPIDADAAARASIAVAEAKALTTEISLTASEKLLELAGSRATLAEFGLDRHWRNARTHTLHDPVRWKYHAVGAWHLNQRHPARHSWI; from the coding sequence ATGACCAGTCCGATTACCCTTGAGGACAGCGACCAGGACGTCGCCCCAGCGCTACACCCCGCCGCCGTTCTCAGCACTGACGCCGAAGCCCTGCAGGCCGCACATGCCCTGGCAGAAGCGGCGCAGACAGAAGTCATCCTGCGCGACCGCGAACGCCGCCTGCCCTGGGAGCTGGTGGAACGGTTCACCGCCAGCGGCCTTGGCAGTATCGCCGTGCCGCGCGCCTTCGGTGGCCCGCAGCTATCCTACGTGACCATCGCCGAGGTGTTTCGCATCATCTCCGCGGTCGACCCGGCCCTGGGGCAGATTCCGCAGAACCAGTTCGGCCTCCTCGGCCTGTTGCAGGCCGGCGCCAGCCCCGAGCAACAAGGGCGCCTGTTCGCCAGCGTGCTGGCCGGCTGGCGTATCGGCAACGGCGGCCCCGAACGGGGCAGCAAGCACACCCTGGACATCCAGGCGCGCCTGGTGAAACGCGACGGCCGCTGGTTATTCAGCGGCGAGAAGTTCTACTCCACTGGCGCCCTCTTCGCCCACTGGATCGCCAGCAAGGCGCTGGACGAACAGGGCCGGCCGTGGCTGGCCTTCATCCAGCGCGGGCGCGCCGGATTGCGCATCGTCAACGACTGGTCCGGCTTCGGTCAGCGCACCACCGCCAGCGGCACCGTACTGCTCAACGAGGTGGAGGTCGACGAGAACAACCTGATTCCACTCTGGCCGCTGGCCGACAAACCGAGCATCCAGGGCGCCTTCTCGCAACTGATCCAGGCCGCGATCGACCTCGGCATCGCCGATGGCGCCCTGCGTGATGCCGTCGCCTTCGTCCGCGACAAGGCACGGCCGTGGCTCGATGCAAAGGTCGAGCGTGCCGGTGACGACCTCTATGTGATCGCCGATGTTGGCCGCCTGCAGATCGAACTGCACGCCGCCGAAGCGCTGCTGCACAAGGCCGGGCGCGTGCTCGACGAAGTCGCCGCCGCCCCCATCGATGCCGACGCCGCCGCCCGTGCCTCCATCGCGGTGGCCGAAGCCAAGGCGCTCACCACCGAGATCTCGCTGACTGCCAGCGAGAAGCTGCTGGAACTGGCCGGCAGCCGCGCCACCCTGGCCGAGTTCGGCCTCGACCGCCACTGGCGCAACGCGCGCACCCACACCCTGCACGACCCAGTGCGCTGGAAGTACCACGCCGTCGGCGCCTGGCACCTGAACCAACGTCACCCTGCCCGCCATTCCTGGATCTGA
- a CDS encoding metalloregulator ArsR/SmtB family transcription factor has protein sequence MITPTDVFKSLADETRARATLLIAQFGELCVCELMCALDDSQPKISRHLAQLRSSGLLLDRRQGQWVYYRLNPQLPAWVAELLQVTLTANTEWLASNASRLQHMDGRPVRTQSCC, from the coding sequence ATGATCACTCCGACCGATGTGTTCAAGAGCCTGGCCGACGAAACCCGTGCCCGCGCCACCCTGCTCATCGCCCAGTTCGGCGAACTCTGCGTGTGCGAGCTGATGTGCGCCCTTGACGACAGCCAGCCGAAGATCAGCCGTCACCTCGCCCAGCTGCGCAGCAGCGGCCTGCTGCTCGACCGCCGCCAGGGCCAATGGGTGTATTACCGCCTGAACCCGCAGTTGCCCGCCTGGGTAGCCGAGCTGCTCCAGGTGACGCTCACGGCCAACACGGAGTGGCTCGCCAGCAACGCCTCCCGCCTGCAACACATGGATGGCCGCCCCGTTCGCACCCAGTCCTGCTGCTGA
- a CDS encoding LLM class flavin-dependent oxidoreductase: MAREILLNAFNMNCIGHIHHGLWTHPRDRSTNFNQLSYWTELAQLLERGLFDGLFIADILGVYDVYQNGIDLPLQEAIQLPVNDPLLLVSAMAGVTRHLGFGVTANLSYEAPYPFARRLSTLDHLTQGRIGWNIVTGYLDSAAKAMGQPQQVEHDRRYDQADEYLEVLYKLLEGSWQDDAVLADRERRVYAQPGKVHKVHHQGEFYQVEGYHLSQPSPQRTPLLFQAGSSTRGLRFAGEHAECVFIGGNEHAAVRAQVDKVRASAVAAGRAAEGIKVFMGIAVIVAPTEAEARDKHAEYLRYASPEAGIAHFSSSTGIDLAAFDLDEPIHARKTNAIESVVKTFSGWTKRRLLQQHALGGRYPLVVGSPEQVAEQLIAWIDATGLDGFNLTRIVTPESYADFIDLVIPELQRRGRYKTAYADGALRHKLFGQGPRLPSEHPGAAWRDPARLEHQHSITHELRGLSSNALSLL; this comes from the coding sequence ATGGCCAGGGAAATCCTCCTCAACGCCTTCAACATGAACTGCATCGGGCATATCCATCACGGCCTGTGGACGCACCCGCGCGACCGCTCGACGAACTTCAACCAGTTGAGCTACTGGACGGAACTGGCCCAGTTGCTCGAACGCGGGCTGTTCGACGGCCTGTTCATCGCCGATATCCTTGGTGTCTACGACGTCTACCAGAACGGAATCGACCTGCCGTTGCAGGAGGCCATCCAGCTGCCGGTCAACGACCCGCTGCTGCTGGTCTCGGCCATGGCCGGCGTGACCCGGCACCTGGGGTTCGGCGTGACCGCCAACCTCAGCTACGAGGCGCCCTACCCATTCGCCCGACGCCTATCGACCCTCGACCATCTCACTCAAGGGCGCATCGGCTGGAACATCGTCACCGGCTATCTGGACAGCGCGGCCAAGGCCATGGGCCAGCCACAGCAGGTCGAGCACGACCGTCGTTACGACCAGGCCGACGAGTACCTGGAAGTGCTCTACAAGCTGCTCGAAGGCAGTTGGCAGGACGATGCCGTGCTGGCTGACCGCGAGCGACGCGTCTACGCCCAGCCCGGCAAGGTGCACAAGGTGCATCACCAGGGCGAGTTCTATCAGGTCGAGGGCTATCACCTCAGCCAGCCGTCGCCGCAGCGCACGCCGTTGTTGTTCCAGGCCGGCTCATCTACACGCGGCCTGCGCTTCGCTGGCGAGCATGCCGAGTGCGTGTTCATCGGCGGCAACGAGCATGCGGCAGTACGCGCCCAGGTCGACAAAGTGCGCGCCAGCGCCGTGGCGGCCGGACGCGCGGCCGAGGGCATCAAGGTGTTCATGGGCATCGCCGTGATCGTCGCGCCGACCGAAGCCGAGGCCCGCGACAAGCACGCCGAGTACCTGCGCTACGCCAGCCCGGAGGCCGGCATCGCGCATTTTTCCAGTTCCACCGGTATCGACCTGGCCGCCTTCGACCTGGATGAGCCGATCCACGCACGCAAGACCAACGCCATCGAGTCGGTGGTCAAGACCTTCAGTGGCTGGACCAAACGCCGCCTGCTGCAGCAGCACGCCCTCGGCGGCCGCTACCCGCTGGTGGTCGGCTCGCCGGAGCAAGTGGCCGAACAACTGATCGCCTGGATCGACGCCACCGGCCTGGACGGCTTCAACCTGACACGCATCGTCACCCCGGAAAGTTACGCCGACTTCATCGACCTGGTGATTCCCGAGCTGCAACGCCGTGGCCGCTACAAGACCGCCTACGCAGACGGCGCCCTGCGCCACAAGCTGTTCGGCCAGGGCCCGCGTCTGCCGTCCGAGCATCCCGGTGCCGCCTGGCGCGACCCCGCCCGCCTGGAGCACCAGCACAGCATCACCCACGAACTGCGAGGCCTCAGCAGCAACGCGCTGAGCCTGCTCTGA